Genomic segment of Paenibacillus polymyxa:
TATCGCTACCAGCCCTTCAAGCAAGCTACCTGCTACAGAATCCGGGCGCTCGGTGTTATGAATGGTTGGAAATGGTGTCCATACCCCATCCTGAATAAATTCCTCGATATATCCACTTTCGAGAATACTGTCAGTGTTGATGGAGTCTAACCGTCTGGAGATTTCCTTAACCACCTCCGGATCTGCAATGCCTCGAATATATGCCACCGATACCTTTGTCTGCGTGTATGATCCGATAATTCGAGAATCAAAGTGGAGTTCAGTTGATTTGATCCTTCTCCGAAGGAGTGCGATATTGGTGGATATATCCTCTGTAAACCCCTCTTTAGGGCCGCGAATTACTGTCTGCGATGTTGGCTCCTCAACCGCTCTTTTAGCCCCCCCGCTGATAGAAGCAGCAAAGGCCTTGGTGCTGCCTTCGACAAGGAGACCCACCTGTCCATAGAGAACGGCATGGATAAGTGCTTGCTCCTTTTCAAGGCAAGTGATGCCCCCAATAGGAATACGATCCATCAACCAACTTTCAACATTACGATCAGAGAGATCCCCATTTCGAATACCTGCAGTGAGCTCCTCCAGTAGTGTCGTTAAAATTTGCTGATCAATCAGGCCCTGAAGAAAAGCTACAGCGAGAACCGGATTACCCTGTTTATCGTTCAAGCAACGAAGAATGAAATCCGTGCTATGTCCTATTTCGTACTTCAGCATGGTCACATTGTTCTCAAGCGTGCCACTCAGCTTCTTGGATAACTCATTCGATTTTTCGTCATTAACTGGTTTAGGGCTCCTGCCATTTTTGGATCGTGGAGGCTGTTTAAACAGCCATTTTTTTAACTTATCAATCACAGCAATACAGTTCCCTTCTAGTTAGCGGTCAATTGTAATATGCTGCTATTCCACGATTTATATGTACTGTTCTTGTAAAAGATGGTTGCAACCCAATCCATTGCAACTATGATTACAAATTGTGGAGGCCCCTGTTGCCTAACGACGTATTGTAGTCTACAGGCTTATTCATACTGAAATATATTTTAAAATCCGCAGTATTAGAGCAACAGAAGTAATTTAAGATATAAGTTTAGAAAAAAGCAGACTGACTCTAGAAATTGAAACAGCGACAGCAAAGGACGGAGAAAATAAAGTCCTAGACTGTCGCTGTTTTCATTGAACTAACGCCTCTGTGTTAGTTCAATCTAGACTGATGTAAATCTTGTTCATCCTAAGCCAACCAGGAGTTTAAAAAAGAGTATTTTCT
This window contains:
- a CDS encoding spore germination protein — its product is MIDKLKKWLFKQPPRSKNGRSPKPVNDEKSNELSKKLSGTLENNVTMLKYEIGHSTDFILRCLNDKQGNPVLAVAFLQGLIDQQILTTLLEELTAGIRNGDLSDRNVESWLMDRIPIGGITCLEKEQALIHAVLYGQVGLLVEGSTKAFAASISGGAKRAVEEPTSQTVIRGPKEGFTEDISTNIALLRRRIKSTELHFDSRIIGSYTQTKVSVAYIRGIADPEVVKEISRRLDSINTDSILESGYIEEFIQDGVWTPFPTIHNTERPDSVAGSLLEGLVAILVDGTPFALIAPVTLFRFIASSEDYYQRYDLASFLRIVRMASFFLALLLPSFFIATTTFHQEMLPTTLLITLAAQRENTPLPALLEAMLMELTFEVIREAGVRMPRAVGPAISIVGALVLGQAAVQAGLVSAAMVIVVSFTAICNFVLPSINMAGAVRLLRFVLMLVAGLFGLYGVLSALVPILVRLVSMNSFGVPYMIPIAPFYKSNMKDLFVRAPWWMMKKRPVMIGDSNPVRQATEQESFAEQAGEHGRDPMA